Sequence from the Microbacterium sp. 1.5R genome:
CTCGCGCGCATCGGGTGCTCGGTCGCGCACTCCGCCGATCCGCACCTCGCCCTCACGACGGCGTCGCTGCGGACCCCGGAGGACGTCGTCATCGCGTTCTCCCACGGGGGCGAGACGCAGGAGGTCGTCCGGGCTGTCGAGATCGCCAGAGATGCGGGCGCCTTGTCGGTGGCCATCACCAGCGCGCCCGACTCGACGCTCGCGCTCGCCGCAGACGTCTCGCTGATCACCTACGCGCAGGAGTCGCCGTTCCGCATGGCCGCGATGTCGAGCCGCATCGCGCAGCTGGCGCTGGTCGACATCCTCTTCGTCCGGGTCGTCCAGCACCGGGGCGAACCCGTGGTCATCCCGCTGCAGCTGACGCACGACGCTGCGGCGCCGCGTCGACGTCGCTAGAGGCAGGCGATGAGATACCCGTCGACCGTCACCGGTGCCCGTGTCGACCGGCAGGAACAGCGCCGCTGATCAGTCGATGTGGTCTCGGGTGCTGACCAGTGCCCTGGTCGCGATCCGGTGCGCGCGAGCGAGGCTGCCGGTGAGCGAGAGTCCCGACAGGACGCCGGCCAGGAATCCGGCGGCGAACGCGTCTCCGGCGCCGATGGACTCCACGACGGGGACATCGAGCGACCTGCTGTCGGTGCGCTCGGCGCCGTCGAAGGCCACAGCGCCGTCTGGACTCGTGGCCAGCAGGTACCTCGGTTCGGGGAACAGCTCGCGCAGTCGATCGGGCTCGCCGGTGCCGAAGACCGCCTCGGCGTCGGGGCGTGTGCAGAACGCGATGTCGGCGCGGCGGACGTAGTCCGCGATCACCGCGCGCCCCTCCTCCTGTCGCCCGCGCCACAGCGCAGGTCGCCAGTTCACGTCGAAGCTGAGCAGCCGCCCGTCGCGCGGCGCATCGAAGAGGGCGTTCTGCGCTGCGTGGGCGGTGTCCGAGAGAGCAGGCGTGATCCCCGAGGTGTGCACGAGGGCGGCCTGTGACAGCAGCGCGGATGCCGCGTCGGAGTCGAGCGTCGCCGGCGACAGGGCCGCGGCCGCGGAGCCCGAGCGGTAGTAGTGCATGGTCCCGTCGACGGAGCCGTCCGGACGCGGTGACAGCTCCTTGACGTAGAGGCCGGTGGGCGCCTCGGCGTCGATCTCCACGGCGGAGTCGTCGACCTCGTGCCGGCGCAGCTCGGCGGTGAGGAAGCGCCCGAACCCGTCGTCGCCCACACGGGAGACGACGGCGGTGCGGATGCCGGCCGAGGCCAGTGCGATCGCCGTGTTCCACTCCGCTCCGGCGAGCGAGCGGTGGAACGTCCGCACGTCCTCGAGGGGCGCGGCGATGGCCGGGACGAAGGAGACGAGGCCCTCGCCGACGCAGACGGCGAGGGGAGACGTGTCGGGCACGCTCTGGAGATTACCGGATCGGCCACACCCCCGGACATCCGTAACAGGAATGAAACCTGCAGGTGTTTGGCATCGGTCTGCGCACTGGGTAGTTTCAAGGAATCACCGTTTCCGAAGTCGACGATGTCTTCGGAACGCGCACAGCAGCGCTCGACAGGAAGGTCACACAATGCACCACTCAGTCATGCGTCGGCGAGGTCTCATCGCCGTCACCGGAGCGGCAGTCGCCGCGATGGTCCTCTCAGGATGCGTCGCCAGCGAGCGCGGCGACGACGGCGGAGAGGCGTCCGGCGATGTCGACGGAACCTTCGTGTTCGCGGCGTCCTCCGACCCCGCGAGCCTCGACCCGGCCTTCGCCCAGGACGGCGAGAGCTTCCGCGTCTCGCGTCAGATCTTCGAGGGCCT
This genomic interval carries:
- a CDS encoding sugar kinase, with product MPDTSPLAVCVGEGLVSFVPAIAAPLEDVRTFHRSLAGAEWNTAIALASAGIRTAVVSRVGDDGFGRFLTAELRRHEVDDSAVEIDAEAPTGLYVKELSPRPDGSVDGTMHYYRSGSAAAALSPATLDSDAASALLSQAALVHTSGITPALSDTAHAAQNALFDAPRDGRLLSFDVNWRPALWRGRQEEGRAVIADYVRRADIAFCTRPDAEAVFGTGEPDRLRELFPEPRYLLATSPDGAVAFDGAERTDSRSLDVPVVESIGAGDAFAAGFLAGVLSGLSLTGSLARAHRIATRALVSTRDHID